The following are encoded in a window of Mycobacterium vicinigordonae genomic DNA:
- a CDS encoding SDR family oxidoreductase: protein MPRFDPHPARRPAIVAGASSGIGAATAIELAAHGFPVALGARRVQKCQEIVDQIRADGGEAVALPLDVTDPESVKNFVHQSTEQLGDIEVLVTGAGDTYFGKLHEIDTETFESQLQIHLIGAYRLATAVLGGMIQRQRGDLIFVGSDVALRQRPHMGAYGAAKAALVAMVTNLQMELEGTGVRASIVHPGPTKTGMGWSLPAELIGPALEDWAKWGQARHDYFLRAADLARAITFVAETPRGGFVVNMELQPEAPLAATKERQQLKVDEEALNS, encoded by the coding sequence ATGCCCCGCTTCGATCCGCACCCCGCGCGCCGGCCCGCAATCGTCGCGGGCGCGTCCTCGGGTATCGGTGCTGCCACCGCGATCGAGCTTGCGGCGCATGGGTTTCCGGTGGCCCTAGGGGCACGGCGCGTTCAGAAGTGCCAGGAGATCGTCGACCAGATCCGCGCCGACGGCGGCGAGGCCGTCGCGCTGCCACTCGACGTCACCGACCCCGAATCGGTGAAGAACTTCGTCCACCAATCGACCGAACAGCTCGGCGACATTGAGGTGCTGGTTACTGGGGCCGGCGATACGTACTTCGGCAAGCTGCATGAGATCGACACCGAGACATTCGAATCGCAGCTGCAGATCCACCTGATCGGAGCGTACCGGCTGGCCACCGCGGTCCTTGGGGGCATGATCCAACGCCAGCGCGGCGACCTGATCTTTGTCGGGTCGGATGTGGCGCTGCGCCAACGCCCGCACATGGGCGCCTACGGTGCGGCCAAGGCCGCGCTGGTGGCGATGGTCACCAACCTGCAGATGGAACTCGAGGGCACCGGCGTGCGGGCCTCGATTGTGCATCCCGGTCCGACCAAGACGGGGATGGGCTGGAGCCTGCCGGCCGAGCTGATCGGCCCGGCGCTGGAGGACTGGGCCAAATGGGGGCAGGCCCGCCACGACTATTTTCTGCGCGCGGCCGACCTCGCCCGGGCGATCACATTCGTCGCGGAGACACCACGCGGTGGCTTCGTGGTCAACATGGAACTTCAGCCCGAAGCTCCATTGGCTGCGACGAAAGAACGCCAGCAGCTCAAAGTCGATGAGGAAGCCCTGAATTCATGA